From the Helicobacter pylori genome, one window contains:
- the rsmD gene encoding 16S rRNA (guanine(966)-N(2))-methyltransferase RsmD, whose translation MPNHQPVKKFKIIGGACKGLGLNLPNISSTRPTKAIVRESFFNTLQAEIIGAHFIEVFSGSASMGLEALSRGAKSAVFFEQNKSAHATLLENISLFKNRLKKEMEIQTFLDDAFKLLPTLRLKNGVLNIIYLDPPFETSGFLGIYEKCFQALERLLKRFNPKNLLVVFEHESLHEMPKNLATLAIIKQKKFGKTTLTYFQ comes from the coding sequence ATGCCAAATCATCAGCCAGTAAAAAAATTTAAGATTATTGGGGGGGCTTGTAAGGGATTGGGCTTGAATTTGCCTAACATTTCTAGCACGCGCCCCACGAAAGCGATCGTAAGAGAGTCGTTTTTTAACACCTTGCAAGCAGAAATTATAGGAGCGCATTTTATAGAAGTGTTTTCAGGCAGCGCTTCTATGGGTTTAGAGGCTTTGAGTAGGGGGGCTAAAAGCGCGGTGTTTTTTGAGCAAAATAAAAGTGCTCATGCCACGCTTTTAGAAAATATTTCTCTCTTTAAAAACCGCCTGAAAAAGGAAATGGAAATTCAAACCTTTTTAGATGACGCTTTCAAGCTTTTACCCACGCTGCGTTTAAAAAATGGCGTTTTGAATATTATTTATTTGGATCCTCCTTTTGAAACAAGCGGGTTTTTAGGGATTTATGAAAAATGTTTTCAAGCTTTAGAAAGGTTATTAAAACGCTTTAATCCAAAAAATCTTTTAGTGGTTTTTGAGCATGAAAGCCTGCATGAGATGCCTAAAAATCTCGCAACTTTAGCTATAATCAAACAGAAAAAATTCGGGAAAACCACTTTAACTTATTTTCAATAG